The stretch of DNA TTTATTAGGCCTTGCATTAGGTACGCGTAGGATGTAACATGTTTCGTCTTTTCAACGTGACAATGTTCCATTGCAATAAGGTTTCGGAATAAAACTTCCATGTAATTATGGATTACTAAACTTGGGATGATTAGTGATCCTTGAACGAATTTTACATCTAATAAGCTTTCGGCTTCAATTGTTCTTACCTAAATTTTACACAAAGAGAACTATATCATTAGCATTGGACATCAACCAAGTGCAATAACAATGGATGATTCCTACTAATATATCACTCGTAAGTTATTATCAAAATATATAATAATAGAATTATTTATAAAGTGTTTGCTAAAAAAATGCTCGTGACCATCATACAAAAATAATAACAGTAAAGTAAAATATTTCTATCACATCATACGTATAATACAATAATTAGTGCAGTACAATTTCATTTATGTAACAAAATCAGAATATCTAATTAATATGTATGTCTATACAAATTGAAAAAAATAGTATACCCTTTTTAATTGCAGTATCTATTGTTTGTAATAGCATGTGTAAATATGATATAATCTAATTATAGAATACTTCATTTAGgcgaattttttttattaatctcttattcttttagtataagaggGATAAAAATGTTTGTTATAATTGTACGTAGCTATCATGattagttttaaaaataataacagTAAAGTATTTTATTACATCATACGTATAATTAgtacaatttcatttatgacaaAATCAGAATATCTTATTAATATATCTATGTAAATTGAaaaatatattatatattatatattatatattatatattacaGAATAAGAGATATTTATTGTTAGAAAGTATGACTCATtgtagatataatataatgaagTCTAATTATAGAATAAatcatttaggcgggaaatttTTAgtaatctcttattcttttagtagaagGGGGATGCATAATGCATATAACAGAAGATGTCAGTTAATCGGCTGGTAAATTCATGACAGGTGGTACTCATGAGTCATGACATGGGAGCTGTTACCGGCTAGTACCGTACCATGTCTCAATACCATCATActcacaatttttttttcacttttgaAAAATCGTGTTAGTTTATCTTATAACCCTTTGCAAATTTTTGTTTCACATGGATCTTTCCGTCTTAAATAAAACGAACAAATATATATGACAATTTTCtcataaaatgtaaatattttctaaTAAAATATTAACGttgtttttttgttaattataACATTTTTATCAATAAATGATCAGTTTTTATTACCGAGTATAAAATGTTGACATTTTCTCATGTTATGTTGAGACCGTCTCAAGGGAGACCCACTCATAACCCTTTTACATTCCATAGAACATAAATTATTGGCACCACATAATTCATAACATATCATTTGATTTATCATACCTTGATTCCAGCTTCTTGAAGCTTAGAGGCACTATGAATAGTTCTTCCAAATTCAGAACCCTTACCTAAAGGAACTTTAGATGAAGAAGGAATATAACATTTCCATATTAAATCAAGCAAATGATTACTACCCTCAAAGTTATATTTTTCTTGAAGTAAATCCACATCTCCTGGTATCAAATTCTTGAAAAACCTCAAACTAAGCTCAGAAACATTTTTCTCACATAGCTTAGGAAGCGAAACAAGACGAAAAATCGCCCTTAGGACAAAGAAAGGGACTTGATTCTCTAACAAAATCAAGTCCCTTCTCAAAGTATGGAACTTTTCCGGTGACCGGAACAATGGGTCATCCCTCTTCCTTAAGCCCTTAATAGAATACCTTAGGAAGAGTTCTATGATAAACCCACCATCTAAGAGCATCATACGTAAAAACTCGTCACTTTGGATCGAAAAATTAGTTTTATAACAAGCTCTAATTTTCGGTTCCAATTCCCTCAAGGCCTTAACACATGAATCTATAATGGAGTTATATGAGCCTAAGTTTCTAGTCATAAGGGAATTTAGATAATCCCATTTATGATTTTCCATGTGTTGTACATGGGCTTTACCGTGGTGCATCGGCCCAATCGAGATTAAATTGGGCACATATGCATCGGCATTTTGAGTAAGGAACCGGGTTGGTACCGGGATGATAGAGCATGGAAATGAAATATCTTCCAATTTTTCTTTGATGGAGGAAGTAAGGTTAATTGGTGGCTCTAGTTGAGTGATTTCGAGCGCGACGTGATCACTACTTTTATCCATATCTTCTTAGTTCATATAGAGAAATTAAAATTGAGGTAATATGTTTTGGGAAGTTTTACAAGAAGGATTAAGCATGTAAAGATGAATAAGAGCAAGGTGGTATATTAGGGAATGGAATCTTAAGGTTACTTGATTACAAGGAAGAAGAAAGAATATAACACATGAGCTTAAGGTACATAATAGGACCTAAGTATCTCATGGAGTGTATGTAACTGTGTAAAGTCATTTGGTTACTTGAAAAACAATACAAGGACAAGTATGATAAGACATAAGCCAATTATAGTATTGAATTTTTAAGGTGAAGATACTCTTGGAGGTTATTTGGAAATTGGAATGAGTGGCGGTCTggttcatttatttacttttttttttattcttcatgaatgatattttaatcaaagataacAAATGATTGGACGATAGGTCGATAGGAATATaatgaaaataatactccctcgcATCCACTCCAAATGTAacatcaataggtcttggtatagacgggtggggcgaacagacgggtaaagacctctaataaaatgggtagggggataaggtgggggcacccccatgtgctttccactttatgataaatgggtattttgtgaggggaaatggtatccgtctatacgtatagacggatagtgtccgtctataatgagaatttgtgatgtaACATGGACTCacttttcctctcacaaaaagtGGGTCATGTTACCTTTGGAGTGGATGGGAGGAAGTATTTGATTGTGCTTTACTTGACGTGTTCAAGATAAGATTTTCACCATTTCCTAAAAGAAATGAATGGTTGATTTTTTCCATTTTAACAATTGCGGAGTATATAATAATGTGATGTCCTTTATACCCCATTATGCCTTTATTTTTATGTATAAATATGATCTTAACCGTTGAGATGAAATggactctccatttctttttaggaaatggagaggatcttaTTCCCACATGTTCATGGAAATAAATGGACCTTTACCACCAAAGACGTGTTTCCCATTATATGGTTACTAGGGTCGAGTCTGTTTGAGCCCGAGTCATTTCGAATATGCT from Silene latifolia isolate original U9 population chromosome 10, ASM4854445v1, whole genome shotgun sequence encodes:
- the LOC141609331 gene encoding UPF0481 protein At3g47200-like, which translates into the protein MDKSSDHVALEITQLEPPINLTSSIKEKLEDISFPCSIIPVPTRFLTQNADAYVPNLISIGPMHHGKAHVQHMENHKWDYLNSLMTRNLGSYNSIIDSCVKALRELEPKIRACYKTNFSIQSDEFLRMMLLDGGFIIELFLRYSIKGLRKRDDPLFRSPEKFHTLRRDLILLENQVPFFVLRAIFRLVSLPKLCEKNVSELSLRFFKNLIPGDVDLLQEKYNFEGSNHLLDLIWKCYIPSSSKVPLGKGSEFGRTIHSASKLQEAGIKVRTIEAESLLDVKFVQGSLIIPSLVIHNYMEVLFRNLIAMEHCHVEKTKHVTSYAYLMQGLIKSELDVNLLFRRRILLSYVGKKEEVINVFKKLCENVELDKFYYEGMWEEINGYGRTRWDVCCYKMKHNSRRIHCKYSGAVLGVAILIFVLICILVSALYLFIRRHNHS